From the Halomarina salina genome, the window GGCGAGGTGCCCCTGCTCTTCGAGCGTCCGGAGCTTCCGGCGGGCGGTCTCCCGGGAACAGTCGAGTGTCTCCGCAACGTCACCGGACGTGACGACCGGACCGTCGACAGTGGCGAAGACACCGAGCACGTCGTCGAGCGTGACGCTCTCGGCGTAACGGCCGGTGTCGTCGCGCTCGTCCTTGCTCATAGAGGAACCGAACAGCCGCTGGCAGATAGCTCCTGTGGTGAACCCAACACGGGTACACCACACCGAGTGCGTTCCACACCGGATGCGGTCAGCTCTCGGTCCGGGAGCGTGCGAGGCCGACGAACCGGGCGCGTGTCGGCGGGTGGACGCCGAGGCAGGCCCCGTAGGTGAGCGCGCCGAGCGCGACCAGCGCGAGCAGCGACCCCGCCGAGTCGGGGGTGACGACCCGCGAGGCCCCGAACACGACGGCACCCATCGCGAGCGCCGCCCCCACCTGCCAGGCGAGCGCGGTCCAGTCGGCTCGGAGCCGAATCTCGCTCGACAGCGCGCGCCACAGCAGCGCCGCCGCGACCCCCGCCGTGAGCGCCGTCCCGACGGCCGCGCCGAGCGGCCCGTACGCGAGCGCGAGGCCGACCGTGAGGACGAGGTTCGCCGTCAGGCCGACCGCGTTCGCC encodes:
- a CDS encoding DeoR family transcriptional regulator, encoding MSKDERDDTGRYAESVTLDDVLGVFATVDGPVVTSGDVAETLDCSRETARRKLRTLEEQGHLASRKTAGRVVWWRIDGTESAHAVDPNDPFWSFEPGASGESDVSENVDAVLYGERSA